Part of the Gammaproteobacteria bacterium genome is shown below.
TTGATATTTCAGCGAGCGATATTGCTTTTTTGCAGTATACGGGTGGAACAACGGGCGTTGCAAAAGGTGCGATGTTAGCACATGCTAATATGTGCGCGAATGTTTGGCAGACACAGGTTTGGGCTGGAAATCAATTGCCTGAGTTTGGTAAAACTGCTTTAAATCCACTTCCGCTGTATCATATATTTGCTTTAATGATTAATGCCTTTACAATTTATTCAATTGGTGGGCGCGTCATTTTAATAACAGATCCACGCGATATTTCTCAATACCCTAACCTTTTTAGACAATATCCTGTCACAATGTTGACAGGACTTAATACTTTATTTTTAGCTTTATTAGCGAATAAAGAGTTTCGTCAACTTGATTTTTCTAATCTGAAATTTACTGTGGGTGGTGGAATGGCAACACGACAAGCAGTTTCAGAAGAGTGGGAAAAAGTGACAAAACACGTCATCATTGATGGATATGGATTAACAGAAACAAGTCCTGTGGTTTCTATTAATCCGATATCGATTCAACACTATACTGGAACAATTGGTAAACCCGTTGCGGCGACGCAGGTTGAAATTCGAGATGATCAAGGCAAATCGCTACCTGTGGGAGAAACTGGCGAAATTTGTGTTAAAGGCCCTCAGGTCATGCTGGGTTATTGGAGAAATCCTTCGGAAACAGCCAATGTTTTAGGCGAGGATGGGTGGTTAAAAACGGGCGATGTTGGAAAATTTGATGCAGAAAGCTTTATTACCCTTGTGGATCGCAAAAAAGAATTAATTTCTGTTTCGGGTTTTAAAGTGTATCCGAATGAAGTGGAGGATGTATTAACTTCACATCCTGGTATATCTGAAGCTGCTGTTATTGGAATTCCAGACAAAACATCGGGTGAGCATGTTAAAGCGTATGTTGTAAAAAAAGATCCTAATGTAACGGCAGAAGAAATTATGTCGTATTGTCATGATAATCTTACAGGATATAAAAGACCGCATGAAATTGTTTTCAGAGATTCACTACCTAAAAGTAATGTCGGAAAAGTTTTGCGGCGAGCATTACGAGAAGAGGAGGGTTTATGAGTGCGGGGACTCGTTTTAGACAAGCGCTAGTTTCAGAAAGTCCACTGCAAATTGTCGGCGTCATCAATGCGTATGCTGCAAAATTAGCAGAAAAAGCAGGATTTAAAGCAATATATTTATCAGGAGCTGGAGTGGCGAATGCAAATTTTGCTTTACCTGATTTAGCCGTCACGAACTTAACGGATGTTGTCACTGAGGTACGGCGTATTACTGCAGCGACCCCGTTGCCATTATTGGTTGATGCAGATACAGGTTGGGGAAATGCAATCAGCATTGGACGAACCGTGCGTGAACTCACTCAAGCGGGTGCTGCTGGTTTGCACATAGAAGACCAATTGGAAAATAAACGCTGTGGACATCTTCCGGGAAAAAAATTAGTGGACACTAATGAAATGGTTGCGCGCATTCAAGCGGCTGTGGCAGCAAAAACAGATCATGCTTTTGTGATAATAGCACGTACTGATGCTGCGAATGTTGAAGGATTACCAGCCGCAATTCAACGAGCAAAAGACTATGTAGCCGCGGGTGCAGAAATGATATTTGCAGAAGCACTCACAACTTTAGAAGAATACAAAAGTTTTGTAGAGGCGGTTGGCGTTCCTGTGCTGGCTAATATTACTGAATTTGGCCAAACACCCTTATTTACGACTCAGGAATTAAAACAAGCAGGGGTAGCCATGGCATTGTATCCATTGAGTGCTTTTAGGGCGATGAGTTTAGCAGCCCAAAATACATACGACACGATTCGAGAAAAAGGATCGCAAAAATCAATTGTGGAAAAAATGCAAACGCGTGATGAGTTGTATGAGATTTTGAATTATCGTCAGCAAGAAAATTTAGTGAGTAAGGAGTAATTTATGTCTACAACAAGTGGTGGCTTGGCTGGAATTGTCGCAGGTGAAACAGCGATCAGTAGCGTCGGTAAAGAAGGAATGGGCCTCAATTATCGCGGTTATTCGATTAATGCTTTAGCTGAACATGCTTCGTTTGAAGAAGTCGCTTATTTATTAACACGGGGTAAATTGCCGACGCAGCAAGACTTTACAGCGTATCAGAAAAAATTAATTGGCTTGAGAGGCTTGCCTGAGTCGCTTAAAAAATTGCTTGAACTTATGCCCGCTTCTTCTAATCCTATGGATATTTTACGAACGGGATGTTCATTTTTGGGAACCTTGGAACCCGAAACTCATGAACATAATCAACTCGATGTGTGTGATCGATTAATCGCTTTATTTCCCGCGATATTATGCTATTGGCATTGTTTTCACAAAGAAGGTAAACGCATTGAAACTCAACTAAGTAATGATTCGCTTGCAAGTTATTTTTTAGAAATGTTGCAAGGTAATACGCCTGAGCCTTTATCGCGGCAAGTGATTAATGTGTCATTAATTTTATATGCAGAGCATGAATTTAATGCGTCGACATTTGCTGCACGCGTGACAACATCAACAGGCTCTGATTTCTATTCAGCAATTTGTTCAGCAATAGGAACCTTGCGTGGACCGCTGCACGGAGGAGCAAACGAAGCTGCAATGGAATTAATCGAACAGTTCAACACCCCTGATGAAGCGGAAGAAGGCATCCTCGAAAAGTTAGCGCATAAAGAATTAGTGATGGGATTTGGACATCGGGTTTATCGTACATCGGATCCTCGATCGGATGTCATTAAGGATTGGGCTAAATTATTAGCCGATTCAGTAGGGGATACAAAATTATTTCTGGTTGCTGAACGAATTGATGAAGTTATGCAGCATGAAAAACATTTATTCCCTAATTTAGATTTTTATAGCGCACTAGCGTATCATTTCTGTGGTATTTCTACTACGATGTTCACACCTCTTTTCGTGTTTTCACGCACAGCAGGTTGGGCTGCTCATATCATTGAGCAACGTGAATTAGGAAAATTAATTCGCCCCATCGCTGAATATACAGGGCCGTCTTCTCGACCTTATGTTCCTCTTGAGAAGCGTTCATAATTTTTTAAAATAAGTAATAAAATAATGCCACAAATTAATTTAAGAAATATTACATTGGGTCATGGTGGATTGCCTTTAATTGAAAAAGGCAATTTAACGATTGAACGCGGTGAACGAGTCTGCTTAATTGGTCGTAATGGAGCAGGAAAAACAACCTTAATGCGGATGATTTATGGTCAGATTACTCCAGACGATGGTGTAATAGAAACCGAAGGCTCCCTCAGTCTAGCCTTTTTATCGCAGACAATTCCGGACGGATTAAATAAAACAGTTTATCAAGTCGTTGCTCAAGCACTTGAGTCACTCCATCTAGAGGATTGGGAGCATCAATATCGTATCGAAAAAGTCATTACACAATTAAAGTTGCCCGGTGATGTGGATTTTGATCAATTGTCAGGTGGCTTAAAACGGCGAGTTTTATTAGCTCAAGCTTTAGTCATCGAGCCCGATGTATTGATGCTGGATGAACCTACTAACCATCTCGACATCGAGGCGATTAACTGGCTAGAAAAATTTTTATTAAATACACCGCAGACTATTATTTTTGTAACTCACGATAGAGTATTAATGCAAAATTTAGCAACGCATATTGTCGAAATTGATAATGGTCAAGTTAATAGTTGGCGAGGCCGTTACGAAGATTATTTAAAGCATAAAGAAGTTTTGCTACAGACAGAAGCTAAGGCGCACGCATTATTTGATAAAAGACTCGCCAACGAAGAAGTTTGGATACGTCAGGGAATAAAAGCTCGTCGAACTCGAAACGAAGGTCGAGTACGGGCATTAGAAAAAATGCGCAATGAAAGAAGTAAACGACGCGTTCGAGCGGGTAATGTAAGCATTACTCAACATGATTTAGAATTATCGGGTAAGATAGTTTTTGAGCTCAAAAACGTTAGTTATCGGTATGATGCTGTTGATATCATCAAAAACTTTTCTACCGTGATTATGCGTGGAGATAAGATTGGAATTATAGGTCCTAATGGATCTGGAAAATCGACATTGTTAAATCTAATACTTGGACGATTGATTCCTACTGAAGGAACTATAAAATTAGGGACTAATCTCAGCGTAGCTTACTCTGATCAAACTCAAGTAGAACTCGATGGATCAAAAACGGTGCAGGAAAATGTGGGATCTGGTAGTGAAACGGTGACGATTGGAGATCAGAAAAAACATATTATTAGTTATTTACAAGATTTTCTTTTTTCACCCGAAAGAGCCAGAACGCCACTGAGAGTGCTGTCTGGAGGAGAACGTAACCGGGTAATGCTAGCTAAATTATTTTTAAAACCCAGTAATGTTCTAGTGCTGGACGAGCCTACCAACGATTTAGATGTCGAAACACTAGAATTATTGGAAGAACAATTAATGAATTATCCTGGGACCCTATTGCTGGTAAGTCATGACAGGGCTTTTTTGAATAATATAGTGACCAGCACGTTGGTGATGGAAGGTGAAGGCGGTGTAGGTGAATACAATGGGGGTTATGATGATTGGTTGCGTCAACGAGCCTATGATCTATCAAAGAAACCTGCACATGAAGAAAGCGAGGTTAAAAAAGCAATTCCTGTAAAAGTACCAACTAAAAAGAGTTACAAAGATCAACGTGAATTAGACGCAATCACAAAAAAAATAGAGAAATTTGAAATAAGGCAACAAGAGTTGCATGGGAAATTAGCTGATGCTGATTTTTATAAAGAACATGGCAGTGAAATTCCTGGCATTCAGCAGGAACTTAATCAGATTGAAGCGGATATCAAAGCAGCTTACGATAGATGGACAGAACTGGAAGGATGATGGAGAAGTTTTTATGAAAGTGTTGCAGATTGTAAAAACATCTGATGGTGCTTTTTGGGCAGTTCGGCAAGTTGCAGAGTTGATAAAATATGGCATAGAAGTTCATGTTGCCATCCCGAGAGAATCCGGAGCAGCAATACCCGCTTGGCAAAAAACAGGTGCCATTGTGCATTTTATTGATTGTAGTTTACCTGTCCGCGCTCCTTGGAAAATGGCTGGAATTTCAAAAAAAATTCGGGAGCTCGTCAATCATATTAATCCTGATATAATTCATAGTCACAGTGTTACAACCACAATCATGCTGCGGCTAGCCCTAGGGCGTCATCACGGTATTCCTCGAATTTTTCAAGT
Proteins encoded:
- a CDS encoding AMP-binding protein, with product MKDASNSHSVEEWTKLQKNNQGNGAFLTLVELIEKGYTEFADKIAVSNMGADLTYRELGELATHFASYLQSHFQIKKGDRVAIMMPNCLQYCVALHAILRIGAVVVNINPMYKPRELLHQVNDAECDTIILMSMSASTLSEVLSQTKIKNVVITHLGDLLSLMKGTIINLAVKYIRRLVKPYNIPNAVYFKKALSLGKKLKYNRVDISASDIAFLQYTGGTTGVAKGAMLAHANMCANVWQTQVWAGNQLPEFGKTALNPLPLYHIFALMINAFTIYSIGGRVILITDPRDISQYPNLFRQYPVTMLTGLNTLFLALLANKEFRQLDFSNLKFTVGGGMATRQAVSEEWEKVTKHVIIDGYGLTETSPVVSINPISIQHYTGTIGKPVAATQVEIRDDQGKSLPVGETGEICVKGPQVMLGYWRNPSETANVLGEDGWLKTGDVGKFDAESFITLVDRKKELISVSGFKVYPNEVEDVLTSHPGISEAAVIGIPDKTSGEHVKAYVVKKDPNVTAEEIMSYCHDNLTGYKRPHEIVFRDSLPKSNVGKVLRRALREEEGL
- the prpB gene encoding methylisocitrate lyase, translating into MSAGTRFRQALVSESPLQIVGVINAYAAKLAEKAGFKAIYLSGAGVANANFALPDLAVTNLTDVVTEVRRITAATPLPLLVDADTGWGNAISIGRTVRELTQAGAAGLHIEDQLENKRCGHLPGKKLVDTNEMVARIQAAVAAKTDHAFVIIARTDAANVEGLPAAIQRAKDYVAAGAEMIFAEALTTLEEYKSFVEAVGVPVLANITEFGQTPLFTTQELKQAGVAMALYPLSAFRAMSLAAQNTYDTIREKGSQKSIVEKMQTRDELYEILNYRQQENLVSKE
- the prpC gene encoding 2-methylcitrate synthase, whose amino-acid sequence is MSTTSGGLAGIVAGETAISSVGKEGMGLNYRGYSINALAEHASFEEVAYLLTRGKLPTQQDFTAYQKKLIGLRGLPESLKKLLELMPASSNPMDILRTGCSFLGTLEPETHEHNQLDVCDRLIALFPAILCYWHCFHKEGKRIETQLSNDSLASYFLEMLQGNTPEPLSRQVINVSLILYAEHEFNASTFAARVTTSTGSDFYSAICSAIGTLRGPLHGGANEAAMELIEQFNTPDEAEEGILEKLAHKELVMGFGHRVYRTSDPRSDVIKDWAKLLADSVGDTKLFLVAERIDEVMQHEKHLFPNLDFYSALAYHFCGISTTMFTPLFVFSRTAGWAAHIIEQRELGKLIRPIAEYTGPSSRPYVPLEKRS
- a CDS encoding ATP-binding cassette domain-containing protein, translated to MPQINLRNITLGHGGLPLIEKGNLTIERGERVCLIGRNGAGKTTLMRMIYGQITPDDGVIETEGSLSLAFLSQTIPDGLNKTVYQVVAQALESLHLEDWEHQYRIEKVITQLKLPGDVDFDQLSGGLKRRVLLAQALVIEPDVLMLDEPTNHLDIEAINWLEKFLLNTPQTIIFVTHDRVLMQNLATHIVEIDNGQVNSWRGRYEDYLKHKEVLLQTEAKAHALFDKRLANEEVWIRQGIKARRTRNEGRVRALEKMRNERSKRRVRAGNVSITQHDLELSGKIVFELKNVSYRYDAVDIIKNFSTVIMRGDKIGIIGPNGSGKSTLLNLILGRLIPTEGTIKLGTNLSVAYSDQTQVELDGSKTVQENVGSGSETVTIGDQKKHIISYLQDFLFSPERARTPLRVLSGGERNRVMLAKLFLKPSNVLVLDEPTNDLDVETLELLEEQLMNYPGTLLLVSHDRAFLNNIVTSTLVMEGEGGVGEYNGGYDDWLRQRAYDLSKKPAHEESEVKKAIPVKVPTKKSYKDQRELDAITKKIEKFEIRQQELHGKLADADFYKEHGSEIPGIQQELNQIEADIKAAYDRWTELEG